A single Phragmites australis chromosome 4, lpPhrAust1.1, whole genome shotgun sequence DNA region contains:
- the LOC133915988 gene encoding uncharacterized protein LOC133915988 produces the protein MDFSVGGSGGSAGGAAGDVRVQAERLLEIAEKLLTARDLVGCKRFAERAVESDPLLPGADEILAVADVLLASQSPLSSGHPDPLAVLQLPPGGSPDQAAVSRAFRRLALLLSPRNPHPGAEFALRLVHDAYALLSDPSRRPPPSSATANPATGNPSQPAAPAPATNPQEFWTACPFCCYVHQYPRHLVGRALKCPNESCRRGFVAAEIPTLPTIVPGTEMYHCAWGFFPLGFPNAADLGGNWKPFYKVFPWNTAPSGEVAGGRSHGNHRGSNSAPQPQNVSARGGSSRGRIKKSSARKKVGAGLKRRSFGGGVESGIDSSMLGQEGWAGDEEDGDGRPEEVRGININEAAQATDGTGRGNVSGAGGVVDMTNFHIDVDATEDILGNLHNIPFLRVDNLGRMI, from the coding sequence ATGGACTTCTCCGTCGGCGGGAGCGGCGGGAGCGcgggcggcgccgccggcgacgtgcgCGTGCAGGCGGAGCGCTTGCTCGAGATCGCGGAGAAGCTCCTCACCGCGCGCGACCTCGTCGGCTGCAAGCGGTTCGCGGAGCGCGCGGTGGAGTCCGACCCGCTCCTCCCCGGCGCCGACGAGATCCTCGCTGTCGCTGACGTACTCCTTGCATCCCAGTCTCCCCTCTCCTCCGGCCACCCGGACCCGCTTGCTGTCCTCCAGCTGCCCCCCGGCGGCAGCCCCGACCAGGCCGCCGTATCCCGCGCCTTCCGCCGCCTCGCGCTCCTCCTCAGCCCCCGCAACCCGCACCCAGGCGCTGAGTTCGCACTCCGCCTCGTCCACGACGCCTACGCCCTCCTCTCCGATCCATCCCGCCGGCCCCCGCCTTCCTCCGCCACCGCCAATCCCGCAACTGGTAACCCCTCCCAACCTGCCGCTCCAGCTCCCGCCACTAACCCCCAGGAGTTCTGGACGGCGTGCCCGTTCTGCTGCTACGTGCACCAGTACCCGCGCCACCTAGTTGGGCGCGCCCTCAAGTGCCCCAACGAGAGTTGCCGCCGTGGGTTCGTGGCCGCTGAGATCCCGACCCTGCCGACCATCGTGCCAGGCACCGAGATGTACCACTGTGCCTGGGGATTCTTCCCACTCGGCTTTCCCAATGCGGCCGACCTGGGTGGCAACTGGAAGCCATTTTACAAGGTGTTCCCGTGGAACACTGCGCCAAGTGGCGAAGTTGCTGGTGGTAGGAGCCATGGGAATCATCGTGGGAGCAATAGTGCTCCACAGCCGCAGAATGTCAGTGCACGTGGTGGGTCTTCTAGAGGTAGGATCAAGAAGTCGTCCGCCCGCAAGAAGGTCGGGGCAGGGCTTAAGAGACGTTCTTTCGGTGGTGGTGTGGAGAGCGGCATTGATTCATCTATGCTTGGACAGGAAGGGTGGGctggggatgaggaggatgGAGATGGACGGCCTGAGGAGGTGAGGGGGATTAACATAAATGAGGCGGCACAGGCTACAGATGGCACCGGTAGGGGTAATGTCAGTGGTGCTGGCGGGGTTGTGGATATGACCAACTTCCATATTGatgttgatgcaacagaggataTATTAGGGAATTTGCACAACATCCCGTTCTTGAGGGTGGACAATCTTGGGCGGATGATTTAA
- the LOC133914294 gene encoding dolichyl-diphosphooligosaccharide--protein glycosyltransferase subunit 4C-like has product MFDDQDLGFFADFLGVFIFVLVTAYHFMMADPKFEGN; this is encoded by the coding sequence ATGTTTGACGATCAAGACTTGGGTTTCTTCGCCGACTTCCTGGGTGTCTTCATATTTGTTTTGGTCACTGCATACCACTTCATGATGGCAGATCCAAAATTCGAAGGGAACTAA